From Hirundo rustica isolate bHirRus1 chromosome 1, bHirRus1.pri.v3, whole genome shotgun sequence, a single genomic window includes:
- the ERICH5 gene encoding glutamate-rich protein 5 has translation MEGKTEPVSKREEPEGTEPMPAGDEESSELPSVWREESGGPSPPAPEDAGAPSPGPAEDSGLVEGTDNSAVEVVERVHTTEEDHLIEGETGEQVETELLSETVSEGPETKEEETGEAVDSAAATEIGMLTEEGRTTWVIV, from the exons ATGGAGGGGAAGACAGAGCCGGTCAGTAAAAGGGAGGAGCCAGAGGGCACCGAGCCCATGCCTGCAGGAGACGaggagagctctgagctgccctCTGTGTGGCGAGAGGAGAGCGGGGGGCCTTCGCCGCCAGCGCCAGAAGATGCTGGGGCACCATCGCCAGGACCAGCAGAGGACAGTGGGCTGGTAGAGGGCACTGACAACTCTGCAGTGGAAGTAGTCGAGAGAGTACATACTACTGAAGAGGACCACCTCATTGAGG GTGAGACGGGAGAACAGGTGGAAACTGAGCTGCTCAGTGAGACAGTAAGTGAAGGGcctgaaacaaaagaagaagaaacaggagaagctgtggatagTGCAGCAGCGACAGAGATAGGTATGTTGACAGAGGAGGGAAGGACCACATGGGTTATTGTTTAA
- the RPL30 gene encoding large ribosomal subunit protein eL30 encodes MVAAKKTKKSLESINSRLQLVMKSGKYVLGYKQTLKMIRQGKAKLVILANNCPALRKSEIEYYAMLAKTGVHHYSGNNIELGTACGKYYRVCTLAIIDPGDSDIIRSMPEQTSEK; translated from the exons ATGGTGGCCGCGAAGAAGACG AAAAAGTCCCTGGAGTCCATCAACTCCAGGCTTCAGCTGGTTATGAAAAGTGGCAAATATGTGCTTGGGTACAAACAGACCCTGAAAATGATTCGTCAGGGCAAAGCCAAGTTGGTCATCCTTGCAAACAACTGCCCTGCTTTGAG AAAATCAGAGATTGAGTACTATGCTATGCTTGCCAAGACTGGTGTCCATCATTATAGTGGGAACAACATCGAGTTGGGCACAGCATGTGGAAAATACTACAGAGTGTGCACACTGGCCATCATTGACCCAG GTGACTCTGACATCATTAGAAGCATGCCAGAACAAACCAGCGAGAAGTAA